From one Microlunatus sp. Gsoil 973 genomic stretch:
- a CDS encoding aldo/keto reductase has protein sequence MQQRILGRTGRPVSVIGLGTWQLGSDWGEVSEADALAVLDASAEAGVTFFDTADVYGDGRSETIIGTFLAANAGNGFTVATKMGRRVDQVPENYTLDNFRQWLDRSRSNLGVDVIDLVQLHCPPTPVYNDDSVFDALDQLADEGVIKNYGVSVETTEQALAAIARPRVASVQIIVNLFRQKPLDEVLPAADAAGVGIIARVPLASGLLSGRYTAATTFAPTDHRSYNRHGEAFDAGETFSGVDYAVGVAAAQEFTEEVAEFSAEPPFDDIDLTPAKAALAWIIQQPGVTTVIPGARNVEQARSNAAAADVPELGPLFERGVRQLYDLYFRDAVHSRW, from the coding sequence GTGCAGCAAAGGATCCTGGGACGCACCGGTCGTCCCGTCTCGGTGATCGGCCTGGGCACCTGGCAACTGGGCAGCGACTGGGGCGAGGTCAGTGAAGCCGACGCGCTGGCCGTACTGGATGCGTCCGCCGAGGCCGGTGTCACCTTCTTCGACACTGCTGATGTGTACGGCGACGGGCGCAGCGAGACGATCATCGGCACGTTCCTGGCGGCCAACGCCGGCAACGGATTCACGGTGGCGACCAAGATGGGGCGCCGAGTTGATCAAGTTCCGGAGAACTACACCCTCGACAACTTCCGGCAATGGCTCGATCGGTCCCGCAGCAATCTCGGCGTCGACGTGATCGACCTCGTTCAGCTGCACTGCCCACCGACTCCGGTCTACAACGACGACAGCGTCTTCGACGCTCTTGATCAACTCGCCGACGAAGGCGTGATCAAGAACTACGGCGTCAGCGTGGAGACCACCGAGCAGGCGCTGGCGGCGATCGCGCGGCCGCGGGTGGCGAGCGTGCAGATCATTGTCAACCTGTTCCGGCAGAAACCGCTGGACGAGGTGTTGCCGGCCGCCGATGCAGCCGGTGTCGGGATCATTGCGCGGGTGCCGTTGGCCAGCGGGTTGCTGTCCGGTCGCTACACCGCCGCGACCACCTTCGCGCCGACGGATCATCGCAGCTACAACCGGCATGGCGAGGCGTTCGATGCCGGGGAGACGTTCTCCGGGGTCGACTATGCGGTCGGTGTCGCGGCGGCCCAGGAGTTCACCGAGGAGGTGGCCGAGTTCTCCGCCGAACCGCCGTTCGACGACATCGACCTGACTCCTGCCAAGGCGGCGCTGGCCTGGATCATTCAGCAACCGGGCGTGACAACGGTGATCCCGGGCGCCCGCAATGTCGAACAGGCACGGTCCAATGCTGCGGCGGCCGACGTACCGGAACTCGGGCCGCTGTTCGAGCGGGGAGTACGGCAGTTGTACGACCTCTACTTCCGGGACGCCGTGCACTCACGCTGGTGA
- a CDS encoding MBL fold metallo-hydrolase produces MDITHLGHAAVLVETGDARILIDPGNMEAQWHELVDLDAVLVTHQHADHLDPARFPGLIKANPGAALFVEPSIIGLAGTEVTGVGTVPEMPTARPLPPGDKITIGALTITGVGGQHAIIHRDIPQIGNVGYLISGEGEPTFFHPGDSYEYVPEGVDVLAFPSYGPWAAMKEGIDFAREVGATRGFPIHDALLSEPGRNMIVARISAMTPTQLTDLRGAGPTAF; encoded by the coding sequence GTGGACATCACACATCTCGGGCACGCGGCCGTGCTGGTCGAAACCGGTGACGCTCGGATCCTCATCGACCCGGGCAACATGGAGGCCCAGTGGCACGAGCTGGTCGATCTGGACGCCGTCCTGGTCACCCACCAGCATGCCGATCATCTGGATCCGGCCCGCTTTCCCGGGTTGATCAAGGCCAACCCGGGAGCCGCCCTCTTCGTCGAGCCGTCGATCATCGGGCTGGCCGGAACCGAGGTGACAGGTGTCGGCACCGTCCCCGAAATGCCGACTGCACGACCGCTGCCGCCAGGGGACAAGATCACCATCGGTGCCCTGACGATCACCGGAGTCGGCGGTCAGCACGCGATCATCCACCGCGACATCCCACAGATCGGCAACGTCGGCTACCTGATCAGCGGTGAAGGCGAACCCACCTTCTTCCATCCCGGCGATTCCTATGAATACGTGCCCGAGGGCGTCGACGTGCTTGCCTTCCCCTCCTACGGCCCGTGGGCGGCGATGAAGGAGGGGATCGACTTCGCCCGCGAGGTCGGTGCCACCCGAGGTTTCCCGATCCACGACGCGCTGCTCAGCGAGCCCGGACGGAACATGATCGTCGCCAGGATCTCTGCGATGACCCCCACCCAGCTGACCGACCTGCGCGGCGCGGGTCCGACCGCGTTCTGA
- a CDS encoding phytanoyl-CoA dioxygenase family protein, giving the protein MTTTQTGYDIAAAREQLYSDGITALRGAFSPHWAARMREDIEAAFADARSREGGAVGRGPNRFYVEIHPEQLRGFVELVSHPWVRAVCQEILGPDYLIVELGFDVPFPGAKNQPWHRDFPSPPETYRDHRLTSLAFNLTAVDTVPEMGPFEIAPGTQWEDGLAFDHQMFPDRTTWGRYAERAVPKLPKAGDISARSALALHRGTQNVSQESRPVLVLGVDAPGAGHDALHDPQVTQAFYDSMSEELRRHLLCRVVEELEPIVQKHDIEGLVMGEE; this is encoded by the coding sequence ATGACCACCACCCAGACCGGCTATGACATCGCGGCCGCTCGCGAGCAGCTCTACAGCGACGGGATCACAGCGCTACGCGGCGCCTTCTCCCCGCACTGGGCGGCCCGGATGCGCGAGGACATCGAGGCGGCGTTCGCGGATGCCCGCTCCCGCGAAGGCGGTGCGGTGGGGCGCGGCCCGAACCGCTTCTACGTGGAGATCCATCCCGAACAGTTGCGCGGGTTCGTCGAGTTGGTCAGCCACCCCTGGGTGCGAGCGGTGTGCCAGGAGATCCTCGGGCCGGACTACCTGATCGTGGAGCTGGGCTTCGATGTTCCCTTCCCCGGCGCCAAGAACCAGCCGTGGCACCGCGATTTCCCCTCCCCGCCCGAGACCTATCGTGATCATCGACTCACCTCGCTGGCGTTCAACCTCACCGCCGTCGACACGGTGCCCGAGATGGGCCCGTTCGAGATCGCGCCGGGTACCCAGTGGGAGGACGGACTGGCATTCGATCACCAGATGTTCCCCGACCGCACCACCTGGGGTCGGTATGCCGAGCGGGCGGTACCCAAGCTGCCGAAGGCGGGAGACATCTCGGCGCGGTCGGCGCTCGCCCTGCATCGCGGTACGCAGAACGTCTCCCAGGAATCCCGTCCGGTGCTGGTGTTGGGCGTGGACGCACCAGGTGCCGGCCACGACGCGTTGCACGATCCCCAGGTGACGCAGGCCTTCTACGACTCGATGTCGGAGGAACTACGCCGGCACCTGCTGTGCCGGGTCGTTGAGGAGCTTGAGCCGATCGTGCAGAAGCACGACATCGAGGGACTGGTGATGGGGGAGGAGTGA
- a CDS encoding ABC transporter substrate-binding protein, with protein MPISRRPPQRHVEDVADVLRYLSRRNLLAGGAAVAAGGLLSACSGGGGGSYSDRNSGNNGGKKNTMPLEVGKANIPTPREQTLIVAQTDFTVFNNWNSMVPNGAPGASGFDIFVKEYMFYLNLATGELMPWLCTDYKYNDDFTELTFHFDPNAKWNDGQALTSADFKFTVDLLRSRQDLLGGGGDLTEFTKSVDTPDPQTAVITMTKPNPRFHYGFIAVIVGGFDIRPKHVWEGKDPLKFRDNPPVRSGPYVLDKAIQSQKMFVWKKNPDYWNKAKLDPKPQYVVYISTAKQADSASLAFERAQVDVGSIDEEHAKALRAKGYPALVTTQFHDPCPRAFWLNNDPSRGIIAEPKMHWVINYLIDRVKDGTNVWPVKVPPAHYPWADYPSNKKWEDQEVADKYPFTYDPAKAEDLLDEIAPKGSNGKRMYKGKPASIEIITPVAVDGAEYVMAKLVRDQLVKLGVDATIRSLSGSVHDDKWQRGEFDISSQWVCDVSWDPEQLYRNLQSDRAVPVGKNAVGRNNVRLRDKRLDDLSKQLANMDPTSNEAKQLLAKALEIYYEDLPVIPIIQTGYPQYFNTAFWTGWPTDNNLYQVPLNWWGHFMFVIGKIQPSGRKAPA; from the coding sequence ATGCCCATTTCTCGACGTCCCCCTCAACGCCATGTCGAAGACGTCGCCGACGTCCTGCGATATCTGAGTCGGCGCAATCTGCTCGCCGGCGGAGCCGCGGTCGCGGCCGGCGGCTTGCTGAGTGCCTGTTCCGGAGGAGGTGGCGGTTCCTACAGTGACCGCAACTCCGGAAACAACGGAGGCAAGAAGAACACGATGCCGCTCGAGGTCGGGAAGGCGAACATCCCGACTCCGCGCGAGCAGACCTTGATCGTCGCGCAGACCGACTTCACGGTGTTCAACAACTGGAACTCCATGGTGCCCAATGGCGCACCGGGCGCGTCCGGGTTCGACATCTTCGTCAAGGAGTACATGTTCTATCTAAACCTGGCGACTGGCGAGCTGATGCCGTGGTTGTGCACCGACTACAAGTACAACGACGACTTCACCGAACTGACCTTCCACTTCGACCCGAACGCCAAGTGGAACGACGGCCAGGCGCTGACCTCGGCCGACTTCAAGTTCACCGTCGATCTGTTGCGGAGCAGGCAGGATCTGCTCGGCGGCGGCGGAGACCTGACCGAGTTCACCAAGTCGGTCGACACACCGGATCCGCAGACCGCGGTGATCACCATGACCAAACCGAACCCGCGGTTCCACTACGGGTTCATCGCGGTGATAGTCGGCGGCTTCGACATCCGCCCCAAGCACGTCTGGGAGGGCAAGGATCCGCTGAAGTTCCGGGACAACCCGCCGGTGCGCAGCGGACCGTACGTCCTGGACAAGGCCATCCAGAGCCAGAAGATGTTTGTCTGGAAGAAGAATCCCGACTACTGGAACAAGGCCAAGCTCGACCCCAAGCCTCAGTACGTGGTCTACATCAGCACCGCGAAACAGGCCGACTCCGCGTCTCTGGCCTTCGAACGCGCACAGGTCGACGTCGGTTCGATCGACGAGGAACACGCGAAAGCGCTGCGTGCCAAGGGCTATCCGGCGCTGGTCACCACCCAGTTCCACGACCCGTGCCCGCGGGCCTTCTGGCTGAACAACGACCCCTCCCGCGGCATCATCGCCGAGCCGAAGATGCACTGGGTGATCAACTACCTGATCGACCGGGTCAAGGACGGTACGAACGTCTGGCCGGTCAAGGTGCCGCCGGCCCACTATCCCTGGGCCGACTATCCCAGCAACAAGAAGTGGGAGGACCAGGAGGTCGCGGACAAGTACCCGTTCACCTACGACCCGGCCAAGGCCGAGGACCTGCTGGACGAGATCGCCCCGAAGGGCAGCAACGGCAAGCGGATGTACAAGGGCAAGCCGGCCTCCATCGAGATCATCACGCCGGTCGCCGTCGACGGAGCCGAGTACGTGATGGCCAAGCTGGTCAGGGACCAACTGGTCAAGCTGGGCGTCGATGCGACCATCCGCAGTCTCAGCGGCTCGGTACACGACGACAAGTGGCAGCGCGGCGAGTTCGACATCAGCTCCCAGTGGGTGTGCGACGTCTCCTGGGATCCCGAGCAGCTGTACCGCAACCTGCAGAGCGATCGGGCGGTGCCGGTGGGCAAGAACGCGGTCGGCCGGAACAACGTGCGGTTGCGCGACAAGCGGCTGGATGATCTGTCCAAGCAGTTGGCCAACATGGATCCCACGTCCAACGAGGCCAAGCAGTTGCTGGCCAAGGCACTGGAGATCTACTACGAGGACCTGCCGGTGATCCCGATCATCCAGACCGGTTACCCGCAGTACTTCAACACGGCGTTCTGGACCGGTTGGCCGACCGACAACAACCTCTACCAGGTGCCGTTGAACTGGTGGGGCCATTTCATGTTCGTCATCGGCAAGATCCAGCCGAGCGGCCGGAAAGCGCCGGCATGA
- a CDS encoding dihydrodipicolinate synthase family protein produces MTSVTLVDDHGRLTSYPIGAAEPLARPTGPLRSRTAFAAAHVVPLAWADNVPGAPAEIDWDATLGFRRHLWSWGLGVADAMDTAQRNMGLDAAATRELIKRSTAEARGESGFADLSDAIVVGVNTDHIDEPVIGLDRVVAGYLEQLAFAQDQGAGVVLMASRHLARAARSAEDYLTVYDRVLAEAERPVILHWLGEAFDPQLAGYFGSPDTGDASKIVLEIIGDHVARVRGIKMSLLDAEAEISLRAELPDGVRLFTGDDYNYSRLIEGDGRRYSDALLGAFAAVAPNASAAIQALDADDHDRYHALLDPTEALARQIFATPTFYYKTGVAFLSWLNGHQPSPAMVGGLHSARSLPHLSEIVRLAIDANALTAPDLAAARWHGFLALNGIEAVS; encoded by the coding sequence ATGACCTCGGTCACTCTGGTCGATGATCATGGCCGGTTGACGTCGTACCCGATCGGCGCAGCCGAGCCGCTGGCCCGGCCGACCGGGCCGCTGCGGTCCCGGACGGCCTTCGCCGCTGCACACGTGGTGCCGCTGGCCTGGGCGGACAACGTGCCCGGAGCGCCGGCGGAGATCGACTGGGACGCCACCCTCGGCTTCCGCCGCCACCTGTGGTCCTGGGGGCTCGGGGTCGCGGACGCGATGGACACCGCGCAGCGGAACATGGGTCTCGACGCGGCGGCCACCCGGGAGTTGATCAAGCGGAGCACCGCCGAGGCCAGGGGGGAATCGGGTTTCGCTGATCTTTCCGACGCCATCGTCGTCGGGGTGAACACCGATCACATCGACGAGCCGGTGATCGGCCTCGATCGGGTCGTCGCGGGATATCTCGAGCAGCTCGCGTTCGCGCAGGACCAGGGAGCCGGCGTCGTACTGATGGCCAGCCGTCATCTGGCCCGCGCGGCGCGGTCGGCCGAGGACTACCTGACCGTCTACGACCGCGTGCTTGCTGAGGCAGAGCGTCCGGTGATCCTGCACTGGCTCGGTGAGGCGTTCGATCCGCAACTTGCCGGCTACTTCGGTAGTCCGGACACCGGTGACGCGAGCAAGATCGTCCTGGAGATCATCGGTGATCATGTCGCGCGGGTGCGCGGGATCAAGATGAGTCTGCTGGACGCCGAGGCGGAGATCAGCCTGCGCGCCGAACTGCCGGACGGGGTACGGCTGTTCACCGGCGACGACTACAACTACTCGCGACTGATCGAAGGTGACGGCCGGCGGTATTCCGACGCTCTGCTCGGCGCCTTCGCCGCGGTCGCCCCGAACGCCTCTGCCGCGATCCAGGCGCTGGACGCGGATGATCATGATCGGTATCACGCACTGCTCGATCCGACCGAGGCCCTGGCCCGGCAGATCTTCGCTACGCCGACGTTCTACTACAAGACCGGAGTGGCGTTCCTCTCCTGGCTGAACGGGCACCAGCCGAGTCCGGCGATGGTCGGCGGCCTGCACAGTGCCCGCAGCCTGCCGCATCTGTCGGAGATCGTCCGGTTGGCGATCGATGCCAATGCGCTGACCGCCCCCGATCTTGCCGCGGCGCGATGGCATGGATTCCTTGCCCTGAACGGAATCGAGGCCGTGTCGTGA
- a CDS encoding Gfo/Idh/MocA family protein: MTTNELGIIVNGVTGRMGYRQHLVRSLLAIRADGGVELAGGRRVNVRPVLMGRSADKLADIAKRHDIADWTTDLDAALSDAGTDIYFDTQLTSARVPAVKKAIAAGKHIYAEKPIAETSQEAEELIRLAEAAGLKNGVVHDKLYLPGLRKLRLLIDSGFFGRIFAVRGEFGYWVFEGDWMPAQRPSWNYRAEDGGGIVMDMFPHWNYVLENLFGRVESVYARAATHIPQRVDEQGRTYTATADDAAYAVFELEGGVIAQINSSWDVRVNRRELVEFQVDGTHGSAVVGLFGARIQPRNATPRPTWNPDVRDDHDYLADWHEVPETSPMGNGFRAQWEDFIRHVVEDGPHPYDFRSGARGVRLAELAARSSLTGSRVEVPAR, from the coding sequence GTGACAACCAACGAACTCGGCATCATCGTCAACGGCGTGACCGGGCGGATGGGTTACCGGCAGCACCTGGTGCGCAGCCTGTTGGCCATCCGCGCCGACGGGGGTGTCGAGCTTGCCGGCGGCCGCCGGGTCAACGTCCGGCCGGTGCTGATGGGCCGCAGTGCGGACAAGCTGGCCGATATCGCCAAGCGGCACGACATCGCCGACTGGACCACCGACCTGGACGCCGCGTTGTCCGACGCCGGCACCGACATCTACTTCGACACCCAGTTGACCAGCGCCCGGGTGCCCGCGGTCAAGAAGGCGATCGCGGCCGGGAAGCATATCTACGCCGAGAAGCCGATCGCGGAGACCTCCCAGGAGGCCGAGGAGCTGATCCGGCTGGCCGAGGCCGCCGGGCTGAAGAACGGCGTGGTGCACGACAAGCTCTATCTGCCGGGCCTGCGGAAGCTGCGGCTGTTGATCGACTCCGGGTTCTTCGGGCGGATCTTCGCGGTCCGCGGCGAGTTCGGCTACTGGGTCTTCGAGGGCGACTGGATGCCGGCGCAACGGCCGAGCTGGAACTACCGGGCCGAGGACGGCGGTGGCATCGTGATGGACATGTTCCCGCACTGGAACTACGTGCTGGAGAACCTGTTCGGCCGGGTCGAGTCGGTCTACGCCCGGGCAGCGACGCACATACCCCAGCGGGTCGACGAGCAGGGCAGGACCTACACCGCCACCGCCGACGACGCGGCGTACGCGGTGTTCGAACTCGAAGGCGGAGTGATCGCCCAGATCAACTCCAGCTGGGACGTCAGGGTCAATCGCCGGGAGCTGGTCGAGTTCCAGGTGGACGGCACCCATGGCAGCGCCGTTGTCGGACTGTTCGGCGCCCGGATCCAGCCGCGGAACGCGACCCCGCGGCCGACCTGGAATCCCGACGTCAGAGATGATCATGACTATCTGGCCGACTGGCACGAGGTGCCGGAGACGAGTCCGATGGGCAACGGGTTCCGTGCCCAGTGGGAGGATTTCATCCGGCATGTCGTCGAGGACGGCCCGCACCCGTACGACTTCCGGTCCGGTGCCCGCGGCGTGCGGCTGGCCGAGCTGGCCGCCCGGAGTTCCTTGACCGGTAGCCGGGTCGAGGTGCCCGCCCGATGA
- a CDS encoding sugar phosphate isomerase/epimerase, with the protein MSATTSHGRLSLNQATIKYATLSEALQVAVDAGYRSIGLWREPVQEVGLDRAVDLVADSGLRVSSLCRGGFFTVASGPERDRALDDNRRALEEAHRLGTEILVLVCGGLPAGDRDLVGARERVRDAIGALAGDAADAGVTLALEPLHPMYAADRAVINTLGQALDIAEQFPAEAVGVVVDTFHLWWDPEVIAQIARAGRERITSYQVCDWITPLPADNLLARGVPGDGHIDFGPITAAVAATGYAGDVECEIFNADVWDRPFAEVAALVADRYHALIEPHLP; encoded by the coding sequence GTGAGCGCGACAACCAGTCACGGGCGACTCTCGCTGAACCAGGCGACGATCAAGTACGCGACCCTGTCCGAAGCCCTGCAGGTCGCCGTCGACGCCGGCTACCGCAGCATCGGATTGTGGCGGGAGCCGGTCCAGGAGGTCGGCCTGGACAGGGCCGTCGACCTGGTCGCAGACTCCGGACTCCGGGTCTCCAGCCTGTGCCGCGGCGGCTTCTTCACGGTCGCGTCGGGGCCCGAACGGGACAGGGCTCTGGACGACAACCGACGTGCGCTGGAGGAGGCGCACCGGCTCGGCACCGAGATCCTGGTGCTGGTCTGCGGGGGACTCCCGGCGGGTGACCGAGATCTTGTCGGCGCCCGGGAGCGGGTCAGGGACGCGATCGGCGCATTGGCCGGTGACGCCGCCGATGCCGGGGTCACCCTGGCGCTGGAACCCCTGCATCCGATGTATGCCGCGGACCGGGCGGTGATCAACACGCTTGGCCAGGCTCTGGACATCGCCGAGCAGTTCCCGGCGGAGGCGGTCGGCGTCGTCGTCGACACCTTCCACCTGTGGTGGGATCCGGAGGTGATCGCCCAGATCGCCCGCGCCGGCCGGGAACGGATCACGAGCTATCAGGTCTGCGACTGGATCACCCCGCTGCCGGCGGACAATCTGCTGGCCCGCGGCGTTCCGGGAGACGGGCACATCGACTTCGGGCCGATCACCGCCGCGGTCGCCGCCACCGGCTACGCCGGCGATGTGGAGTGCGAGATCTTCAACGCAGATGTCTGGGACCGCCCCTTCGCCGAGGTCGCGGCCCTGGTCGCCGACCGCTACCACGCCCTCATCGAACCCCACCTCCCCTGA
- a CDS encoding ankyrin repeat domain-containing protein, with protein MTDVRPRNLPEFPRLERLRAEARQLQHGLRTGDPQAAALASRFAPAGRDLDLDHPSLATAQWLLARSYGFPSWPALKHRLEIIAEFTRTPEPAGTLPDEDDRAALVDHLLRLSVLNYTRDRERNFDEPRRLLDRWPDLATADIFTIAVTGRADDLRQVLDLDPGAANRTGGPYDWPPLIYLTSGRIADGPAAVACTRILLDAGADPNTGYLWHGLTSPFTALTCALGGGEQDQPPHPAAIEIARMLLDAGADPNDNQALYNRWFRPDNDHLELLFSYGLGEDRPSVWRDRLGTGYPTPEEMLGEQLRWAADHGYTDRVRLLLDHGVDPDGRGYHPIYGSRSAAELAAASGHDDIVALLANGPTISNTEG; from the coding sequence ATGACCGATGTACGCCCCCGCAACCTTCCGGAGTTTCCCCGTCTCGAACGCCTGCGAGCCGAGGCCCGCCAACTGCAGCATGGCCTGAGAACGGGTGATCCGCAGGCGGCCGCGTTGGCATCCCGCTTTGCCCCGGCCGGTCGTGATCTCGACCTTGATCATCCCTCACTGGCGACAGCACAATGGCTGCTGGCCCGAAGTTACGGCTTCCCCAGCTGGCCGGCACTGAAGCACCGGCTGGAGATCATCGCCGAATTCACCCGTACCCCGGAACCCGCAGGAACGCTCCCGGATGAAGACGACCGCGCAGCGCTGGTCGACCACCTGCTGCGGCTCAGCGTTCTCAACTACACCAGGGATCGCGAGCGGAACTTCGACGAGCCGCGCCGGCTGCTCGACCGGTGGCCCGACCTGGCAACCGCCGACATCTTCACCATTGCGGTCACCGGCCGAGCCGATGATCTTCGCCAGGTCCTCGACCTCGACCCCGGCGCGGCGAACCGGACCGGCGGGCCGTACGACTGGCCACCGCTGATCTACCTGACCTCGGGCCGGATCGCCGACGGGCCTGCAGCGGTGGCCTGCACCCGGATCCTCCTCGATGCCGGAGCCGACCCGAACACCGGCTATCTCTGGCACGGTCTGACCTCGCCGTTCACGGCGCTGACCTGCGCCCTCGGCGGTGGGGAGCAGGACCAGCCTCCCCATCCGGCGGCCATCGAGATCGCCCGGATGTTGCTGGACGCCGGTGCTGATCCGAACGACAACCAGGCGCTCTACAACCGATGGTTCCGGCCGGACAATGATCACCTGGAACTGCTCTTCTCCTACGGCCTGGGCGAGGACCGGCCCAGCGTCTGGCGGGACCGGCTCGGCACGGGCTACCCGACACCCGAGGAGATGCTCGGCGAACAGCTGCGGTGGGCCGCCGACCACGGCTACACCGACCGGGTACGGCTGCTGCTCGACCATGGCGTCGACCCGGACGGTCGCGGCTACCATCCGATCTACGGCAGCAGGTCCGCAGCGGAGCTGGCTGCCGCCTCCGGGCACGACGACATCGTCGCCCTGCTCGCCAACGGTCCCACCATCAGCAACACCGAAGGCTGA
- a CDS encoding thiamine phosphate synthase, whose protein sequence is MTGGVDVVRIHEPGLDHDVELAALRTAWDVAARHRHLVMVSDSARLAADFGADAVHLSDAGGTAELADFRSRLGRFTRLGSTASDGSQLRRLLGEPTIDFPHGGRSGRTRTGRRGRRPGTSRIDGIQTLVRRRRVRRCPVGGGDHRRGPADRGQGHPDQGRGSAPDGAAALPTTARGLGLRSRTDPADLCSPGRPVLTVNLSLRCC, encoded by the coding sequence GTGACCGGAGGCGTCGACGTCGTCCGAATCCACGAACCCGGTCTGGATCATGACGTCGAGCTCGCGGCGCTGCGGACCGCCTGGGACGTCGCGGCACGGCATCGACACCTGGTGATGGTGAGCGACTCCGCCCGGCTGGCCGCCGACTTCGGTGCCGACGCCGTTCACCTGTCCGACGCCGGCGGAACCGCGGAGCTGGCGGACTTCCGTTCCCGGCTCGGCCGGTTCACTCGGTTGGGCAGTACGGCCTCGGACGGTTCGCAGCTGCGCCGCCTGCTCGGCGAACCCACGATCGACTTCCCTCATGGTGGACGCTCGGGCCGGACTCGAACTGGCCGCCGAGGCCGCCGGCCTGGCACCAGTCGGATCGATGGGATCCAAACCCTGGTACGCCGCCGGAGAGTTCGACGCTGCCCGGTTGGAGGAGGCGATCACCGTCGGGGTCCGGCGGATCGCGGTCAGGGACACCCTGACCAGGGCCGCGGATCCGCACCGGACGGCGCAGCGGCTCTCCCAACGACTGCGCGAGGTCTGGGCCTCAGATCCCGAACTGACCCGGCTGACCTTTGCAGCCCTGGCCGACCAGTCCTGACCGTCAATCTCAGCCTTCGGTGTTGCTGA
- a CDS encoding LacI family DNA-binding transcriptional regulator: MKDPDNDVESGSQTTPPAHNATLSDVAREAGVSLATASRSLNGSSRTVREEYRQRVLAAARRLNYSANHSAQAVARGTSQTVALIVSDIADPYFSSIASGVMRACEDQGLVVTMSITERRPEREAALVRALRGMRPRSLIMVGSRRADARASQDLQAELGAYESSGGRVTMIAQPTMPFRTVAIRNEDAAAELAEQLVGLGYRSMAVLAGPEQLFTARDRVRGFVGRCRELGVQIPQRRIVHGDFTRDGGFVAAAELHRRDLSDTELVFAANDVMAVGAMAYFRTAGLALGRDIAIAGFDDIETLRDVSPALTTVALPLQQIGEAAVSLALDDHPASRIVPIDGSVIVRESTPRRR, from the coding sequence GTGAAGGACCCCGACAACGACGTGGAGTCCGGCAGCCAGACCACCCCGCCGGCCCACAACGCGACGCTCAGTGATGTCGCGCGCGAGGCAGGGGTGTCGTTGGCCACGGCTTCCCGATCGCTGAACGGGTCCAGCAGGACGGTCCGCGAGGAGTACCGCCAGCGGGTTCTCGCCGCGGCCCGCCGGTTGAACTATTCGGCCAACCACTCCGCCCAGGCGGTCGCCCGCGGAACCAGCCAGACCGTCGCGCTGATCGTCTCCGACATCGCCGACCCGTACTTCTCCTCCATCGCTTCCGGAGTGATGCGCGCCTGCGAGGACCAGGGGCTGGTGGTCACCATGTCGATCACCGAACGACGTCCCGAACGCGAGGCCGCCCTGGTCCGGGCGCTGCGCGGCATGCGCCCGCGCTCGCTGATCATGGTCGGCAGCCGCCGGGCGGATGCCCGGGCGAGCCAGGACCTGCAGGCCGAGCTCGGCGCCTACGAGTCCTCCGGCGGGCGGGTCACCATGATCGCCCAGCCGACGATGCCGTTCCGTACGGTCGCGATCCGCAACGAGGACGCCGCCGCCGAACTGGCCGAGCAACTGGTCGGCCTCGGCTATCGGTCGATGGCTGTGCTGGCCGGACCGGAACAGCTGTTCACCGCCAGGGACCGGGTCCGCGGATTCGTCGGGCGTTGTCGCGAACTCGGGGTGCAGATCCCGCAGCGGCGGATCGTCCACGGCGACTTCACCCGGGACGGCGGATTCGTCGCCGCAGCCGAGCTGCATCGACGCGATCTCTCCGACACCGAACTGGTCTTCGCCGCCAACGACGTGATGGCGGTCGGCGCGATGGCGTACTTCCGGACGGCCGGCCTGGCACTCGGACGCGACATCGCGATCGCCGGATTCGACGACATCGAGACGCTGCGTGACGTCTCTCCCGCGCTGACCACCGTCGCCCTGCCGCTGCAACAGATCGGCGAGGCCGCCGTATCACTCGCCCTGGACGACCATCCCGCCAGCCGGATCGTGCCGATCGACGGGTCGGTGATCGTCCGGGAGAGCACGCCGCGGCGACGCTGA